The Zingiber officinale cultivar Zhangliang chromosome 2A, Zo_v1.1, whole genome shotgun sequence genomic sequence TACAAAAAATCCATCAAAAACAAATTAGTCAACCAATTCACTGAGGCAAGGGAATTACATGGCGAAGTAAATTCATATTAGGTGCTTATATACCTTATACAAGTTAGCAAGAACGCGGGATCGCTGAGGTCCAGCAGCAGCCAATATTGTACATGTCACAGCAGCACTGAGAGATTGTTCCAGTGCATCCTCATCAATCTCCCTGTGCTCCAAAAGTCACGTATCCACAGCAAGACTAAGTATGTAATATGTGCAGTGCATAAAACAAGGATGAAAAACAAGCATGATGAGACTTAATATCTTGCACCTTTGAAACTAAATAACTTTATCGCTTTATAACCTTGGATAAAGTAGGCTTTGTACATGATTGTATGTCATGTTTAATCAGAACATGTCCAACCATCCATGTTTATTTAGTGCCACTATATTTCCAGGTCTCAGGCATAGAATTTCATCATACAGCAGAAATAATAGGTACAGGCTTACAGCACTGAAACCAAATACTGAACTTCATTACTCCATTAAAGCTTTCTCTTATAATTGAATTAAGGTCATAACATTTAAATATGCTAAAAACTAAGACAAGTTAACAGGTAGAAAATCTCTGAGAATTACGAGGTACTAATTAACATGAAAAGAAAACCATAACAATAGGGTAAGAACAAGAAGCCCGTGTATCATAGCTTCAAAGTAATTGATAGAAATAAATCcactaaaaagaaagagacaaAAATGATCTCAATTTGACAAAAAGATGATGAGGTTTTCTAATGCCAAATTTCAATCTACAGTATTACAATTAAACTTACTCATCACCAATTTGACGTTTCTCAATCTGGGAAATATCATAATAACGAAGTGCAGCTTCCAAAAACTTCCTCTTCAAATCCAGTATCCTAGCATAACAAACCTTTCAcgtaaaaaattgataaaactgTTACAAATAAGCATCAGTAATATGACTCATGGATaacccaaaaataaaaaactGCCATTGGTTTACCTTATATTGTAAGTTTAACACTTCATGCTGACTATTGCTGACTAAGAAAGAAGCTTTGTTAATAAAAGCCTCTGCATTAACAGCATCATCATCCTAAAACATTtcatcaaaactaagttaaaagaTATATACACCCATGTGATTCCATTAAAAACATTAAATATAGTGACACCAGCAAACCTCAAGATAAAGGCGAGCAATTTGGACACATTTTGAGAGCTTATAGATATCGTCAAGCATCctgaaagttttaattataaagaTTTGCTCTTTAAGTTAGCCTACAGGACAAATAGTTATTTTGACTAACAAATAGATTTACCTAATTCCAGAATCCAAATCAATCCCACTCAACATCTGTGCTGCTTTTGACCACTGTTGTTCAGACTCATAGAGTTCAGCCAGTTTCTCTCTGATGATCAGCACCTAGATGTGAATCAAAAGTAGACAAAAGCTCTAAATTTTGGGAAGTGCAAATCCTTCAGTTAATTATCCACAGTATAAAGAGAATTTCATACAAATGATACTGCAGAAATTAGGATTTAATGAAGAACAGACATGAAGTTATGAACAATGTACATGTAGAACATGTATAACCTAATATAGAAACAAGTGGGAATTTGAAATCTGAATAAGTATaccaacaaccaagccttatcgcACTAAGTGAGATCGGCTAAATTTGAATAAgtgtacaacaacaaccaagccttatccacTAAGTGGGATCGGATGGATCATTTTACtctattgagctctatctcctactatattatcatctatacttaaataaattttatcttattttattattgttaaccaagtcttttttggtcttcctcttcctcatttaatatgcatgtttgtcatagtttcacatcgtctaactgaagtatttattggtcgtctgacatgttcgtaccatcttaaacatgtctctcgaagtttttcttcaatagatgtaactccgactttctctctaaatttaaataagtatacatttaaaaattttcaattatgTTAGTGCATGAGTATTGGGGAAATGATTAATTAGTTTCCCCATTCCTATTTAGTTTCTTGAAACTCTCTATTGAACCCCTAGCTTCTCTCCCATAAACCTGGAAAAAATAAAGTGAAGCAATGTTGGAGAGAAGAGACTTTGGCTAATCTCTTATAGCTTATCTATTCTCCCCTTTCGGTGCACCTATTTTCTTTGTTTGTCATAGTCTTCATGATTTCTTGCGTTTGATGTTTCTTATTGATTTGAGCATGAAATCTAtgataattctgagaataatatTTAAATGTTTTGATAATGTTCTGTTCATGATAGACCAAATTTTGAACTTATGTATTAATTTTCCAAGCTTTAATTTCAAGTCCTGATCTCGTATGATTCCATTGGACCTTGATTAAATAGTTGACATAGAGTATAGCAAATAATGTTTCATTAAGGTAAAATTAGAGGGTAATTTAACTAAGAAATGATTGCTTTAGTGCACTTGATTAATGATATGACTTTGGTTATGGTCATTATCTTTTTGTGCAAAGGTAGAACTTGATTGATGTATTGACTTTTTTTGCACAAGGCAAGTTGATTGATGTATTGAGTGAACCTCATGTATTGATCTTGATTTGAATGTAATTTTCTATATTGTGCCAATACTTTGGAATCAAATTTCATTCTACTCATagagcttaattaattattgcttATTTAAGACATCAATCAATTAGTGTAATGTAATGATATCATGATTTAATCAGATTACGCTCACTAGAACCTAACCATGACTGTAATCTTGGTGTCTTAATTCAACTATTATCCAAACTTGGAATTAACTCATGTGTTTGTCAATGACACCTCATCACATGCTAGATTTATTGATgtgattaattgaattttgattatAACATGATCTGATCATTTATGGAacataccttatttttaacaaaGACTATCTTCAACACTAGCTATGTTTTCTTGATTTAACCATGGCCTAGTGTTGATCCTTTGATTTAAGTGAATCAATTTTAACCTAATTGGTTATATTAATTGCAGTCTTGATTAGCTCCTGTATGTGTGATTGACTTAACCAGCAGTCTGATATTACCTGAAGTCAGATTGTGTTTAATCCTTATTTCGGATCCATCATGATTTAATCTCAGAACCCGTGAGTTAATATATTACTTTGATTGTTGCTTTATGATTGTCAACCCTGTTGTCCCGGTGCGGCCGGCGTCCCGGTGCAGCCAGCAAGAGggagtgaattgcctacaaaaattaaacaaatccTTTCGTGATCTTTGGATTTAATTAGTTATACACAATTAATTGAACAAAATAAGAATGCATAAAATTAACAACCTCTAAGAGAATAGTAAGaaggttagatttattttattacgacctatggttgttaatccaaggcattgAAGAACTTCCAAATctctttgttgaaggcggagtagcATCTTACAGACGTTGACAGCTTAGAAAAAAAACTAGAAAGTGATTACAAAAGTTGTAGTTGAATTGttattaatttcctagctccatgaGTCATTTTATAGCCCATGGAAAAACCTATCTGTggctcggaggcgccttcaatagatccaaggcgccttcaatagattaagttttatccgccgaagataaaactttatcttcagctaacggatattgaaggtgccttcaacagcagGCTttaagggtgcctccaagcttgttggaggcaccttccacaaGGCAGATCAGCTTCCAGCTAGTCTTCTTCACGTGGGTGATGTTCCGGCtatccggagttgagctcatccaaacccaactccgaccttctcctcgagcaggcttcttccccggcttcttgtccctcgaatacACCGCGCGTGTCCTTCTTATCCACcgttgtactcttccgcggctTCTCATCTttggatgcatcgagcccgtcgactcgaTTCCCGTGTCATccatctcgctagctgcgtcttctttTGACTTCtcgtgttcctaagctcttgcacacttagacacaaggatcaagcacaaacaggatctaacttaactcggttgaccacatcaacactaccacggggtacttacaatcctTAACTCGattaaccacatcaaaactaccacaggataATTACAATCACCCcgtttttgatgtgcatcaacccgaaTCGAAGTTAAGgtcaaaacaaaatgcaatatAATAAGTAAGTGAATGAAAATTGCAATGACACTAATTATTTGCAAATAAATATAggaataaaattttcaattatcccacctcccccttaacttatacatatttctccccctttgatcacatcaaaaatagggaaaAATACAATAAgcagttagaaaattttcaaaggttttttttTAAGGTACAAAACAAGAATTACCAGTAGActaatattttttgaaataatttttaaaaatattccatttttttactaattaatcttatgttttgacaacaataatttaaaaattacttttcggtttcaaaaatttctgaaaatttttatcaAACTTAAACAGAATAAGCTAGACCAGGAGAAAAATTTCCACATAAAGGTATTATTTAATCTAACAGAAATaaacctaatttttaaaaataaatctttaaactctaaaaattctgctaattttCTTGGATATATAAAACTAAAACACATTGTTTAACggcagaaaaattaaaatttctaaatttctattttcatgaatttttaatattaaaattaacttttcgaaaaataattcatagaaattttattatttattagaaAATTCGGAAAAAATTTCCCTCGGCAGAAACACGACTGTGCTATTAGTCTAGAAATTTTGaacaaaaaaattcaaatagaagataaaacaaatatttttctaagtcaaAACAATTTCTACCCTAACAATAAAAATTGGTAATTTAATCTAAAAAGAATTTCGGAACCCAATACAGGTTCCTACTTACTGGATTCACTAGAAATTTTAGTGGTACACAATTTCTAGggattttccttatttgtcactTAGATTTCTAACGTATCAGTTTATTCTATCATAATTTCTAAACCTTGATTTAAAAACATTTGAACGTGTATTGTCATTTTCCAGTTTCTCTATTTatgcttttagtttttcattttccatttttaaattatcatacattactAAAGGGCATGaatttgttaagtttaatttaagcttagcatttccattttctaattttagcatatttttataaagcattttaataaatttaaaggatTGTTCGGGAGGTAAggaacgtacctcacttaccttgtgatCTGACGCTCCGCCTTCGTCGCTGCTTTCTTCCAAAATTCCTCCACTTCGTCAATGCACATTTCTAAGGAACTTTTGTCGTTCCTATGGTGGTCTGCCATCAGGGTTAATCTGGCGTATTCTTCTAACTCCGATTCTGATGACGACGATTCGTCCCATGTCACCTTCAGGGTTTTATGCTTCGATCTTGTTAGTTttttgcccttgtctttctcctttcttttaaattttggACAGTCgttcttgatgtgcccttcttcttggtaGTTGTAACATCAAATTTTCCTCTTGCTTCGAAGGTTCTACTTCGcgtgacttattaaatttattagctttaagaaatttactaaaatttctTACCACTAAGGTTGCATCGTCTTCGTCGATAGATGCTTCGGAGTTTGGATTGTCTgttcttgccttcagggcaaTTGTCTGACTTGGCTCCTTCTTTAATTCTGCATATttagattcgtgaagttctaaagtggaaaataaactttctaatgtgCTTACCTCTAtatctttagaaatatagtagGAATCGATTATTGAGGACCATTCAGGTGTCCTCCGAAAAGCATTCAATGCATACCTTAGAGCatctcgatttgttaccttttctccgtgATTCATGAGTCTGATGATCAGCTCCTTCAGTTTAGCGTGCAGTTGCGCTACTGACTCTCCTTTCAGCCGGAGGTTCGTCAATTGGTTCCGGAGAAGgtcccgtctcgcgagctttGCTTCTAACATTCCTTTGTGTAGCCGCAGGAACTTTTtctaaagttcctttgctgattcgtagGCGCTGATCCGTTTGATTTCTTGAGGTCGCAGCACGCTTAGCAGGTAGAATTCAACTCGTCCATTAGCCACAAAATCCGCTTGCTCTTTTTTTTTCCAAaggtactcttctttttcttcatatttttgatcttttggagctacaaaacaatatttgattattaataaaatttcaaagttggttttaaaaaatacctacaTTTGCTTTTTCTatagggcaaactccccctcgaattcaGCGAGTAAATACTCAGTCTGGCCATCGTCTTGTTTGCTTTGACCAGCGGTTAATCCTTCTTAAGCGGCTAGGCTCTGATAACAATTGTTGGACCTGGTGTGGCCAGCAAGAGAGGGGTAAATTGCCgtcaaaaattaaacaagttctTTCACGATctttggatttgattagttatatGCACAATTAATTGAACAAAAAAAGAATGCATAAAATTAACAACTTCTAAGAGAATAGTAAGAACGCTAGATTTACTtcgttacaacctaggtggttgttaatccaaggtgttgAAGAAGTTCCACTAGAAATCTCCTTTGTTGAAAGCGGAGTAGTCTCTTATCGTGTTGACAAATTAGAAAAAAGATTCGAAAGTGATTACAAAAGTTGTAGTTGAGttgttaatttcctagctccaagaatctttttataacccctgaaAAAACCAATTTGTGGCTCGGAAGCGCCTTCAAGTAGGTCCAAGACCCTtcaatagattaagttttatccaccaaagataaaactttatcttcgactAACAGGTATTAAAAGCGCcttcaacaggcttgaaggcgccttccatgaggcTTTGAGAGCAACTCCaagctcgttggaggcgccttccacaagGCAGATCAGCCTCGCGTGGGTGATGCTCCAGTTATtcaaagttgagctcacctgaacccaactccgactttctcctcGAATAagtttcctccccggcttctcgtccctcagatacaTCGCTCGTGtcctcgtccgccagtgtactcttccgcaacttctcatccctcgaatgcaccaagCCCATCAACTCGATTCCCGTGTCAttcttctcactagttgcgtcttccgctcgacttcttgtgttcctaagctcttgcacacttagacgcaAGAATCAaacacaaacaggacctaacttaactcgattgaccatatcaaaactaccacaagaTACTTACAaatcccacctagtgggataaggctcggttgttgttgttattgttgcttTATGACTGAATGGAGATAGGTTCAAGTTGTTGTGACCTAGTTTATGTTGCATATGTATTTAATGGTGACTAATGAAGCATTCAATAGATACTAATGTGATTCTTGATGATGATTAACTATCAATTAGATCATAATCATTTAACTTAacataaataattatataaacctTGTCCAAAATCGGATCATGTCCACCTAAGACTTATTCTAAGCTTGGCTTCTTAATTCCTAGATTAAGGTACATAGATACTCGATGGATACCGTAACTGAAACAAAGTCTAGTTATTGTAGTCTTGATCAAGTCAATATTGGCGTTTATACTATTTAGCTAGTTGAACGAACACCATATCAATCAAAGATTTTGGGTCATAATAATCACATTTCACAGTTCATTTTTATTTAAGATTACACCTTGTACTTGCcgatcccacctagtgggaaaaagcttggttgttgttgtattacAACTTGTACTTAACCTATATCTCTATAGTATTTGATCTAGTCTATCATAAATATGATCATTAtagtaatttgatttgaattaataGATTAATCTAATTgatcaattcaatctcaaacctTGTAGCAAGTTTAATGTCATGTTAATGATCCTTACCAATATGTCCAATGTCATTGATAGCATTCTTGAATTATGAAAATCCTTATTGTGAACAAGTTGATCACAAGTTCATCACGCAACTCCTCAATAATTGTTACAACCTTAACATTTAATATTCCTTATATGTCACTTGTATTTGACTAATTtcataactatatatatatatatatatatatagagagagagagagagagagagagagaggaggggggAGAATTTTACCCAGCGCACTCATAGACGACTGAATGCAAATCCAGACGCTCGGAAGCCCGTTCGAGCGCCCCGATTAACTTCTGAGGATCGAGGCGCCTAGATTTACACTCAGTCGCCCATGAGTGTCCAGAGTAAGGGTGTGCAAGGTAtcaaattcatatatatatatacacactcaGCATTATCAATCAATATTCTTTATATAAAAGTCTTAGGTTCTTAACATGCTCGAACATCGGACACTTGTTTTGCCCCACAACTTGAAGTGCTAGTAGATTATGATATGTAGACATTGGACACTTGTTTTGCCCCATAACTTGAAGTGTTGGTAGACTATGATATGTGGTGATACCTTTTCAATATTTGAATTGTAAGTCGTGCAATGACAACCTTAACTATATAAACTCATATGACACAATGTAGCAAGTATGTGCCGGTCCAATTTCTCAACGAGCCACTCGCATCTTGGATACGCCTTTCATGGATATTGACATAGGCTCTTTGCTATTTTGAGCGTTCATTTCTTATGTTTTGCATCAATGTGCTACCTTGTGCTTTTGTTGATACTATATaattatttatgatattatttcactTAACATATTAATTCATTATTGCACTTCTCTTGTTTAATGACCTCTATATTAAATTGTATCTAAATGTACACCGCTATATTATTAACATAATATCATATGCTATGTTATTAAGACTTactatctttttctttttttttttatgaagtaATACTATCTTATTTGCCCCCCTCCTCCCGTTGCTTTATGTACTTTATTATCCAAATTTCTAAATTTTGCATCTTATGTTTGATCTTATTATGGGGAAGGCCTACTTAATATGTTGCTATTGGTATGGATTATTAGGAGAAGACTTATACTCAAGCGGGGTTGGCATGAGTTTATATATTGAATGAGACTTCTACGACTTGTGATTGTAACTAGCACTCAATTTGATGTAGAAAGAAATATAATGCCCTTATGAtggaatttgtaaaaaaaattatgcatGGTACAATTCTTATTGTTAATTTATACTGAGGCGTCAAACAAATTAACTAAATGTTTATGATTCAACGATAACCGACATTAATATCATTAAAATGTAACACATGTTTTCAAACAAAATAATTTGAGCTGTATTCAAATTCAAGTAAACAAAGAAAGGAGCAACTAAGATAGAGATATTATCAATCGACTTTTAAATGACTTGATAAGGAAGAAATATGTGCAGAAATTACCCCTAAAGATCAATCTTTGGGTAATGTACATAAATTGCATAAGAATTTCTTATGTATCTTTAGTTTTTTTCCCTTCTTtacaggtaaaagaaaattaCTGCATCTTTAGTATTTTACCCATCTAATAGTGGAAGTAGATGATATCAGTTTGCCCCTCTAACTCCCAAAATCCTGCCCATCACTAGCATTAAAGAACATTTATCAGCAAATATTTCATTTTAGTGAAATTATGTTGTGAAGTTATTCCTGAAGACTACTTAGTCTTAGAACTTTATTTTTGAGGCTACAAAGAGGTTGACCAGACTTCAACTAAATTTACATCAGGGTTCTTAGGTCAGTGGGGTAAAAGATACATTTAAAGAGAAAGTAAATAACTTGAGAGTTTTGCTCTAAACCAAGGTTCTTATCCGGGCTCAATCAAATGCAGTCTGATATTCAACAAATGAAGTGGATGGACCTGCCTTTCGtctagtaaaattaaaattaaacttataaaGTTGAATTTGAATATTACTAGAAAGACAGGAAGAGAAAAGATTCGTTTGGACAACCCGAACAGTTGGAACTAGCACTACTAGATTATGATGATGAATAACCAAAGCCGAGGAGACAGCTAGATCCACTTAACAAAATATGTTTTGAACTAATTAGATGCATAGCCAAAAGAGCACTTAAATTCATTGCTCTCTCGTAGATACAGTGACAAtgtaattaaattgaatttattatgtgctaacaaGGAAGAAAGCCCATTAAAAATGGAAAATTTACCAGCCAcgtattataataaaaaaaaaatctatgtacAGAATTGAAGATGAGGAGTCTTAACACCATACCTGTTCCTCGAATGACACGACCCTCGGTTGAATCTGAGCCAGAGCATAATGAGCGATCTCCTTCTGGATGTCTACCTCGAGCCTGCCCAACTCCTGAGCGAAGGTCTGTAGCAACTGCCTAGAGACCACCAGCGGAACCTCGTCCGAGACCACTAAAACCGAGCAACGTACGGAGGGAAAATCCCCCGAAACAGATCAAAAACTGCAGAGTAAGGGAAAGTGGAAGGAGTACTTAGCTACGGAGTATCACTGTGATCGATGAAACGCTTTGCTTGTGAGACGCCGGTGGACGAGGAGAGAACTGATGCGAGAATGAGCTTGTACTGCTCGATCTTGTGTCTTTGGTCGGCGATGGAAGCGGCCGAGGCAAGGGCGCTCTCCATTGTCGTTTTTCGTCGAGTTCGTCGCGACCCGAGCAAACGATGGCCCGTCCGTTTAACCTCGAAGACCAATCTCTCTTATTTTTGGCCCACGTGACAAATTTCCAAGCGCACTTCATTATTTTTGtgaaattatatttataatttaacATCTAGGGGGTgttttggttctttcctaggaatagaaaTCGGAATGGAAATCATTGTATTGTgcaatgagaatgggtatgagcatggatatcactcttaaaaataatatttggttagttgtatattttctatcgaaataaattaaaattttaatttcttttttacccttaaaggaaaataatagAACAAATTAGATGGgaaagaaaaatatgatgaaaaagaatgtgtgatgagagagaatgaagagagagaaagtgtgatgagagagaatgaagagagagtgtgtgataggagagatcatGATGCGAGAagataagagagaaaatatgatgtgagagaaagtatgatgggagagaatgaagacagagaaaatgtaatgagaaaaaatgaggagagagagtgtgatgagagagattgaggagagagaaagtatgatgagagaaaaaatatgatgagagaaagtatgatgagagagaaaatgtgataagaaaaaaagagaacagtgagtgtgatgggagagattgaggagagagaaagtatgatgagagataaagtgGGTTGAGGAAagaaaggagggagtgtgacaagagagattgaggagagagaaagtgtgattagagcaaaagtgtgatgagaaaagagagtgtgataggagagattgaggagagagaaagtacgatgagagagaaagtatgatgagaaaaaaaaaggaagatagtgcaatggaagagattgagaagagagaaaatattatgagagagagtgtaatgagaaaaagaggaaatagagtgtgatgggagagattaaggagagaggaagtgtgtgataaaatgatgagagagaaaatatgatgaaagagaacaaggagagagaagtgatatgaaagaaaaaataaataaatatattttaatattttatattaagggagaaatttttagttttaggtccagggtatttttggaataaggaaatattttgattgataaaaatagggtaatggctcattgaaggagaggtacatgggaatgagttatttacccaatttcaaggattcattcccttatttgtattcctattcctataatccaaacattaacaatgacaatcattgattctcattctcattccccactcctattcccctaaaccaaacgcccccctACTTTTCTTCACTGGCGTTTTACAAACAAGcgcattcaaaattttcaaactttcaaaaAGGTGTATCATAGTTTACTTTTTATAAAAAAGCGCACTTAATTCTAATAATATCCCTCTCGCCGCCAATAGCTTTATACTTTTCTAAATATCCTAGTGCGTCTCAGAACTCGTAAAAagtgaaattttcaaaaaaaaaaaaaaaaaaaaaaaagtcaaagccCTACGTATAGATTCGATTTTAGACTTTTTGAAACTGTAAATGAAGTTTCAGTCGGCTCGAGCTTGAGAAAGCTAAAGAGGCTCGAGCTAATTTTTGAATCATTGGCTCGAGCTCGAAGTAATGAATTTAAATCAAAAAATAAGATGCGGGGGTTGAGATTCGAACCTTCAAAATCTTTTTTCCTAATGAaacattaaaatatttaattataaagtaaaaaatattttaaatattaaaatattaaatagtcTGGCTTAACGAGCCATCGAACCAGTATTAATTAGGCTCAAGCTCGGCTCAAATATTAAACGAGCTGGCTCGAGCTCAGTCAACTCCGAGCTCGATTAACTCTGAGCTCGGTTCGAGCTCGATTAACTCTGAGCTCGGTTCGAGCTCGATTAACTCTGAGCTCGGTTCGAGCTTGGTCAACTCCGAGCTCGAGTCGAGCTTTGACCGAGCAGCTCGCGAGCGGTGTGACTCATTTGCACCCCTACTTGAAACTCCCCAAGCTCATCATCTTTCCCTCTCTCATACGAGTTTAGAATTTACATCGAAACTCCAATAATCACTCATCAAGTTTGGTGTTCTCATCTGTTAAcgggtggctcatatttggatgaaggttaATACGAGGGATGTTATGGAAGGAAAATTTGTTaagattttttataataaaattctattacgattttatatataatagaattttattatgattttatataacaaaattttgttacgaTTTTTATAATAGAATTCTATTGCGATTTTCTATAACAGaaatttgttataattttaccGGGTCTAGGGTTCATGCACTATTTATAGAGATCATTGTAAActattgtacaacaacaatcACAAAAATTATGTAatatgattctcttgtgtagagagaattctaataaagctttggCCATTTTTGTGGAGTAAGCACGCTGTCAAATTACaataactcttcttcttcctcttcctcttctctttccttGTGTCTGCTCTCCTTTTTGTGcatctttgtcttgttgctccacgcaatctctttctctcttcctcttctttcgctttataggttgagaggtgttgcctcCTCTTtgctcaacaattggtatcagagctgcaTTTTT encodes the following:
- the LOC122042380 gene encoding COP9 signalosome complex subunit 4-like isoform X2, whose amino-acid sequence is MESALASAASIADQRHKIEQYKLILASVLSSSTGVSQAKRFIDHMVSDEVPLVVSRQLLQTFAQELGRLEVDIQKEIAHYALAQIQPRVVSFEEQVLIIREKLAELYESEQQWSKAAQMLSGIDLDSGIRMLDDIYKLSKCVQIARLYLEDDDAVNAEAFINKASFLVSNSQHEVLNLQYKVCYARILDLKRKFLEAALRYYDISQIEKRQIGDEEIDEDALEQSLSAAVTCTILAAAGPQRSRVLANLYKDERCSKLKVYPILQKVNLERILRKPEIDAFAKELKAHQKALLPDNFTVLDRAMIEHNLLSASKLYTNISFEELGALLGIPPQKAEKIAARMIYEDRMKGSIDQVEAVIHFEDDTEELQQWDQQEKKNEERKKAHEASET
- the LOC122042380 gene encoding COP9 signalosome complex subunit 4-like isoform X3 — translated: MESALASAASIADQRHKIEQYKLILASVLSSSTGVSQAKRFIDHMVSDEVPLVVSRQLLQTFAQELGRLEVDIQKEIAHYALAQIQPRVVSFEEQVLIIREKLAELYESEQQWSKAAQMLSGIDLDSGIRMLDDIYKLSKCVQIARLYLEDDDAVNAEAFINKASFLVSNSQHEVLNLQYKVCYARILDLKRKFLEAALRYYDISQIEKRQIGDEEIDEDALEQSLSAAVTCTILAAAGPQRSRVLANLYKDERCSKLKVYPILQKVNLERILRKPEIDAFAKELKAHQKALLPDNFTVLDRAMIEHNLLSASKLYTNISFEELGALLGIPPQKSMSTSGGMK
- the LOC122042380 gene encoding COP9 signalosome complex subunit 4-like isoform X1, whose translation is MESALASAASIADQRHKIEQYKLILASVLSSSTGVSQAKRFIDHMVSDEVPLVVSRQLLQTFAQELGRLEVDIQKEIAHYALAQIQPRVVSFEEQVLIIREKLAELYESEQQWSKAAQMLSGIDLDSGIRMLDDIYKLSKCVQIARLYLEDDDAVNAEAFINKASFLVSNSQHEVLNLQYKVCYARILDLKRKFLEAALRYYDISQIEKRQIGDEEIDEDALEQSLSAAVTCTILAAAGPQRSRVLANLYKDERCSKLKVYPILQKVNLERILRKPEIDAFAKELKAHQKALLPDNFTVLDRAMIEHNLLSASKLYTNISFEELGALLGIPPQKAEKIAARMIYEDRMKGSIDQVEAVIHFEDDTEELQQWDQQIAGLCQAFNDILDDMTNKGIAVPI